The following proteins come from a genomic window of Sphingomonas japonica:
- a CDS encoding LacI family DNA-binding transcriptional regulator — MTRTVSQRPTSFDIAYLAGVSQPTVSRALRGSASVSKATRERIERIARELNYSVDKNASNLRSQSANTLALLFFEDPTADSSLINPFFLSILGAITRSAARAGYDLLISFQQLSGDWHTSYEDSRKADGIILLGYGDYELYRPRLEQLVRQGTHFVRWGSPGDDANGTTIGCDNRAGGRLATEHLIAHGRRRVAYLGASDDHYPEFRDRWLGYREALDAAGLRYDSALQCDAITLEAAGYDAVRGLLARGVSFDAIFAASDLIAIGAMRALNDAGIAVPGTVAVIGYDDIPAAQQASPPLTTVQQDATLAGQALVAALLARLEDRDPASRLLPVSLQVRASCGAHTNA, encoded by the coding sequence GTGACCCGGACGGTGTCGCAACGGCCGACTTCCTTCGACATCGCCTATCTTGCGGGCGTGTCGCAGCCCACCGTGTCGCGTGCGCTGCGCGGCAGTGCTTCGGTCAGCAAGGCGACGCGCGAGCGGATCGAGCGGATCGCGCGCGAACTCAACTACAGCGTCGACAAGAACGCATCCAACCTGCGTTCGCAAAGCGCCAACACGCTGGCGCTGCTGTTCTTCGAAGACCCGACCGCCGACAGCTCGCTGATCAACCCGTTCTTCCTGTCGATCCTCGGTGCGATCACGCGCAGCGCCGCCAGGGCGGGGTACGACCTGCTGATCTCGTTCCAGCAGCTATCGGGCGACTGGCACACCAGTTACGAGGACAGCCGCAAGGCCGACGGCATCATCCTGCTCGGCTATGGCGATTACGAACTCTATCGCCCGCGGCTCGAACAACTGGTGCGTCAAGGCACGCATTTCGTGCGCTGGGGATCGCCCGGCGACGACGCCAACGGCACCACCATCGGCTGCGACAATCGCGCCGGGGGGCGGCTCGCGACCGAGCATCTGATCGCGCACGGGCGGCGCCGTGTTGCCTATCTCGGCGCAAGCGACGACCATTATCCCGAGTTCCGCGACCGCTGGCTCGGTTATCGCGAGGCGCTCGACGCGGCGGGCCTCCGCTACGATTCGGCGTTGCAATGCGATGCGATCACGCTGGAGGCGGCAGGCTATGACGCGGTGCGCGGCTTGCTTGCGCGCGGTGTTTCCTTTGATGCGATCTTCGCGGCCAGCGACCTCATCGCGATCGGCGCGATGCGTGCGCTGAACGACGCGGGCATCGCCGTGCCAGGTACCGTCGCCGTGATCGGCTATGACGACATCCCCGCAGCGCAGCAGGCGAGCCCGCCGCTGACGACGGTGCAGCAGGACGCGACGCTCGCGGGACAGGCGCTGGTTGCCGCGCTGCTCGCGCGGCTGGAAGATCGCGATCCGGCCAGCCGGTTGCTGCCGGTCAGCCTGCAGGTGCGGGCAAGCTGCGGGGCGCATACGAATGCATGA
- a CDS encoding MFS transporter, whose amino-acid sequence MDEGKPRQGFGGLWTISFGFFGVQIGFALQNANASRIFQALGTPIDDLAIMWMAAPLTGLLVQPIIGHYSDRTWTRLGRRRPYFLVGAILCTIALCFMPNSPAIWAAAITLWILDASLNVTMEPFRAFVGDMLRRAQRPAGYAFQTAFIGAGAVAASLAPAILTWAGVSNVAPLGSVPDTVRYSFYIGAAALLAAVLWTVLGTREYAPEEMARFAAADGEAPPPLDRAPLVAPATGPWWLVAGAIAAAVAWALGLANEAYLVAGGLAAFGIAQIAARRIVARGATDNVLAHVVSDLATMPETMRRLALVQFFTWGALIIMWIYTTPVVALQAFGASDPASAAYNEAGNWVGVLFAIYSGVATLGAFLLPKLSQAIGKARTHILGLLCGAAGFVGLYAIHDASLLIAPMIGIGIAWASILTMPYVILADALPQHKLGVYMGIFNFFVVLPQLIVAALMGAAITALFPATPQVTMLIAATVMTIAAAAMLRVKAE is encoded by the coding sequence ATGGACGAAGGCAAGCCGCGCCAGGGCTTTGGCGGTCTGTGGACGATCTCGTTCGGTTTCTTCGGCGTCCAGATCGGCTTTGCGCTGCAGAACGCTAATGCTAGCCGCATCTTCCAGGCGCTCGGCACGCCGATCGACGACCTTGCGATCATGTGGATGGCGGCGCCGCTGACCGGGCTGCTGGTGCAGCCGATCATCGGCCATTATTCGGATCGCACCTGGACGCGGCTGGGGCGGCGGCGGCCCTATTTCCTGGTCGGCGCGATCCTGTGCACGATCGCCTTGTGCTTCATGCCCAATTCCCCGGCAATCTGGGCAGCGGCGATCACCTTGTGGATCCTCGACGCGTCGCTCAACGTCACGATGGAACCGTTCCGCGCCTTCGTCGGCGACATGCTGCGCCGCGCCCAGCGCCCCGCGGGATATGCATTTCAGACCGCGTTCATCGGTGCGGGCGCGGTCGCCGCCAGCCTCGCGCCTGCGATCCTGACCTGGGCCGGCGTCTCCAACGTCGCTCCGCTGGGCAGCGTGCCCGACACGGTGCGGTACAGCTTCTACATCGGCGCCGCCGCACTGCTCGCGGCGGTGCTGTGGACCGTGCTCGGTACGCGTGAATATGCACCCGAGGAGATGGCCCGTTTCGCCGCGGCCGATGGCGAAGCGCCGCCGCCGCTCGACCGCGCGCCGCTGGTCGCGCCAGCCACCGGACCGTGGTGGTTGGTGGCGGGCGCGATCGCCGCGGCGGTGGCTTGGGCGCTCGGCCTGGCTAACGAAGCCTATCTGGTGGCGGGCGGGCTCGCCGCGTTCGGTATCGCGCAGATCGCGGCGCGGCGCATCGTCGCGCGCGGCGCCACCGACAATGTCCTCGCGCATGTCGTCAGCGACCTGGCGACCATGCCCGAGACGATGCGGCGGCTGGCGCTGGTCCAGTTCTTCACCTGGGGCGCGCTCATCATCATGTGGATCTACACCACGCCGGTGGTCGCACTGCAGGCGTTCGGGGCGAGCGATCCGGCATCCGCAGCCTATAACGAAGCAGGCAATTGGGTCGGCGTGCTGTTCGCGATCTATTCGGGCGTGGCGACGCTGGGTGCCTTTTTGCTGCCGAAACTGTCGCAGGCGATCGGCAAGGCGCGCACGCATATATTAGGCCTGCTGTGCGGCGCGGCCGGCTTTGTCGGGCTGTATGCGATCCACGATGCGAGCCTGCTGATCGCGCCGATGATCGGTATCGGCATCGCCTGGGCGTCGATCCTGACGATGCCGTACGTGATCCTCGCCGACGCGCTGCCGCAGCACAAGCTGGGCGTGTATATGGGCATCTTCAATTTTTTCGTGGTGCTGCCGCAATTGATCGTCGCCGCGCTGATGGGTGCGGCGATCACCGCGCTGTTTCCCGCCACGCCGCAAGTGACGATGCTGATTGCCGCCACGGTGATGACGATCGCTGCCGCCGCGATGCTGAGGGTCAAGGCGGAGTAG
- the araD1 gene encoding AraD1 family protein: protein MKLVQLRDGRGGRFVAGVDDAGSARRVAAADTVYALATEAIAQGVSLADLARDRLNETIDLAAACAEGRMLAPIDHPDPAHLYLTGTGLTHLGSAEGRDKMHQPAAGDTPTDSMRMFRMGVEGGKPSGSEPGVQPEWFYKGDGSCLVTPGAPLASPDFALDGSEEPEIAGIYLIDGDGNPRRLGFALGNEFSDHVVERGNYLWLAHSKLRPASLGPELLTGELPRDVRGTSRIVRGGETLWEKPFLSGEANMSHSIANLEHHHFKYALFRRPGDVHVHFFGTATLSFADGIETREGDVFEVEAAPFTLPVRNPLAKADAAPVAVRPL, encoded by the coding sequence ATGAAACTGGTACAGCTACGCGACGGTCGCGGCGGGCGATTCGTCGCCGGGGTGGACGATGCCGGGTCGGCAAGGCGCGTCGCTGCGGCCGACACCGTCTATGCGCTTGCGACGGAGGCGATCGCGCAGGGCGTCTCGCTCGCCGATCTCGCGCGAGATCGGCTTAACGAGACGATCGACCTCGCCGCCGCCTGTGCGGAGGGGCGCATGCTCGCCCCGATCGACCATCCCGATCCGGCGCATTTGTATCTCACCGGAACCGGTCTGACCCATCTCGGTTCGGCGGAGGGGCGCGACAAGATGCACCAGCCCGCCGCGGGCGACACGCCGACCGATTCGATGCGGATGTTTCGCATGGGCGTCGAGGGCGGCAAGCCAAGCGGCAGCGAACCGGGCGTTCAGCCCGAATGGTTCTACAAGGGCGACGGGTCATGTCTCGTCACCCCGGGCGCACCGCTCGCTTCGCCCGATTTCGCGCTCGACGGCAGCGAGGAGCCGGAGATCGCGGGCATCTACCTGATTGATGGCGACGGCAATCCGCGCCGCCTGGGCTTCGCGCTCGGCAACGAGTTCTCCGACCATGTCGTCGAACGCGGCAATTATCTGTGGCTGGCACATTCCAAACTGCGCCCCGCCAGCCTGGGCCCGGAACTGCTGACCGGCGAATTGCCCCGGGACGTGCGCGGCACCAGCCGTATCGTGCGGGGCGGCGAAACCCTATGGGAAAAGCCGTTCCTGTCGGGAGAAGCCAATATGTCGCACAGCATCGCCAACCTCGAGCATCACCACTTCAAATATGCGCTGTTCCGCCGTCCCGGCGACGTCCACGTCCATTTCTTTGGCACTGCCACGCTGTCGTTCGCCGACGGCATCGAGACGCGCGAAGGCGATGTGTTCGAAGTCGAGGCCGCGCCGTTCACGCTGCCGGTGCGCAATCCGCTCGCCAAGGCCGATGCGGCCCCGGTCGCGGTGCGGCCGCTGTGA
- a CDS encoding Gfo/Idh/MocA family protein, producing MSATRIALVGIGKIARDQHVPHIAASPHFELAATVSRSNGIDGVPGFTSIAEMMAAVPDVQAVSICTPPRGRLAIVEEAVAHGLDVMLEKPPAATFSEAQAIVRTVAEAGRVLHVTWHSREAAAVEPARQWLATRTIERVEVNWKEDVRVWHPGQEWIWEPGIGVFDPGINALSVLTQILPRPLLLGAAQLRFPSNRAAPIAADLTFADTQGVPVSVAFDFDQRGPQRWDIDVETDAGHLTLGMGASQMAIDGAPVDVGDEAEYARLYRRFAECLATRTSDTDLTPFAHVADAYLLGRRAVVGAFEE from the coding sequence GTGAGCGCGACGCGTATCGCGCTGGTCGGGATCGGCAAGATCGCCCGCGACCAGCATGTCCCGCACATCGCCGCCTCGCCCCATTTCGAACTGGCCGCGACCGTCAGCCGCAGTAACGGCATCGACGGCGTTCCCGGCTTCACCTCGATCGCCGAGATGATGGCGGCGGTCCCCGACGTGCAGGCGGTGTCGATCTGCACCCCGCCGCGCGGACGCCTCGCCATCGTCGAGGAAGCCGTCGCGCACGGCCTCGACGTCATGCTCGAAAAGCCGCCCGCCGCGACCTTCAGCGAGGCGCAGGCGATCGTCCGTACCGTCGCCGAAGCGGGGCGCGTGCTGCATGTCACCTGGCATTCGCGCGAGGCCGCCGCGGTGGAACCTGCGCGGCAATGGCTTGCCACGCGGACGATCGAGCGAGTCGAGGTCAACTGGAAGGAAGACGTGCGCGTCTGGCATCCCGGACAGGAATGGATCTGGGAGCCGGGCATCGGCGTGTTCGATCCCGGCATCAACGCCCTGTCGGTCCTCACACAGATTCTGCCGCGCCCGCTGCTGCTCGGGGCCGCGCAACTGCGCTTTCCGTCGAACCGCGCCGCGCCGATCGCCGCCGATCTGACGTTCGCGGACACGCAGGGCGTCCCCGTCTCGGTCGCCTTCGACTTCGACCAGCGCGGTCCGCAGCGGTGGGACATCGACGTCGAGACCGATGCCGGCCACCTCACGCTCGGCATGGGCGCATCGCAGATGGCGATCGACGGCGCGCCGGTCGATGTCGGAGACGAAGCCGAATATGCGCGCCTGTACAGACGCTTTGCCGAATGCCTGGCGACCCGCACCAGCGACACCGATCTGACTCCGTTCGCGCATGTCGCCGATGCCTATCTGCTCGGTCGCCGCGCGGTGGTCGGCGCATTCGAAGAATAG
- a CDS encoding alpha-N-arabinofuranosidase, which produces MRLLTRMIGAAATLSLALPAAAQQIPVAVTVTVDTSKPGPRIERDVYGQFAEHLGRGIYEGIWVGSNSRIPNTKGYRTDVVEALRRIKVPSVRWPGGCFADEYDWRDGIGARAQRPTRVNTHWGGVTEDNAFGTHEFMNFAELIGAQAYIAGNMGSMGPREMGQWVEYMTSDSRSTLANERRRNGRDKPWKVAYFGVGNESWGCGGNMRPEYSADLHKRYSTFVKAPPEMGMKKVASGASVDDYAFTEMLMDRARAQMDAVSMHHYTFTNSWEEKGNATGFSEADWASVMVNALRMDELVTRHSAIMDKYDPEKRVGLYVDEWGTWYNPEPGSTPGFLYQQNTLRDAQVAALTLNIFHRHTDRVKLAAIAQMVNVLQAMILTDGAKMVLTPTYHLFDMYVPFQGATPYAAFVTNARYTSGGKDLPMIDTSVARATDGTLWMALVNLDPNRPARIATNLTGTAIGRILTAAAMDAHNSFENPNAIAPAAYSGTVIDGKLGFDLPAKAIAMVQIAE; this is translated from the coding sequence ATGAGATTGCTGACCCGAATGATCGGTGCCGCCGCGACGCTATCGCTGGCGCTGCCCGCCGCGGCGCAACAGATACCGGTCGCGGTGACCGTCACCGTCGATACGTCGAAGCCGGGGCCAAGGATCGAGCGCGACGTGTATGGCCAGTTCGCCGAGCATCTCGGCCGCGGCATCTATGAGGGCATCTGGGTCGGCAGCAACTCGCGCATCCCCAACACCAAAGGCTATCGCACCGACGTCGTCGAAGCGCTTCGCAGGATCAAGGTGCCGTCGGTGCGCTGGCCCGGCGGCTGCTTCGCCGACGAATATGACTGGCGCGACGGCATCGGCGCGCGCGCGCAGCGGCCGACCCGCGTCAACACCCATTGGGGCGGCGTGACCGAGGACAATGCGTTCGGCACCCACGAGTTCATGAACTTCGCCGAACTGATCGGGGCGCAGGCCTATATCGCCGGCAACATGGGATCGATGGGCCCGCGCGAGATGGGGCAGTGGGTCGAATACATGACCAGCGACAGCCGGTCGACGCTCGCCAACGAGCGCCGCAGGAACGGCCGCGACAAGCCCTGGAAGGTCGCCTATTTCGGCGTCGGCAACGAAAGCTGGGGCTGCGGCGGCAATATGCGCCCCGAATATTCGGCCGATCTCCACAAGCGCTATTCGACCTTCGTCAAGGCGCCTCCCGAAATGGGCATGAAAAAGGTCGCGAGCGGTGCCAGCGTCGACGACTATGCGTTCACCGAAATGCTGATGGACCGCGCGCGCGCGCAGATGGATGCGGTCAGCATGCACCATTACACCTTCACCAATTCCTGGGAGGAAAAGGGAAATGCCACCGGCTTCAGCGAAGCCGACTGGGCATCGGTGATGGTCAACGCGCTCAGGATGGACGAGCTCGTCACCAGGCATTCGGCGATCATGGACAAATACGATCCCGAAAAGCGCGTCGGGCTGTACGTCGACGAATGGGGCACCTGGTATAATCCCGAGCCGGGCTCGACGCCGGGCTTTCTGTACCAGCAGAACACGCTGCGCGATGCGCAGGTCGCCGCGCTGACGCTCAACATCTTCCATCGCCACACCGACCGGGTGAAGCTCGCCGCGATCGCGCAGATGGTCAACGTGCTGCAGGCGATGATCCTGACCGATGGCGCCAAGATGGTGCTGACGCCGACCTATCATCTGTTCGACATGTACGTGCCGTTCCAGGGCGCGACGCCGTACGCGGCGTTCGTCACCAACGCGCGCTATACCAGCGGCGGCAAGGATCTGCCGATGATTGATACGTCGGTGGCGCGCGCGACCGACGGGACGTTATGGATGGCGCTGGTCAATCTCGATCCCAATCGGCCGGCACGGATCGCCACAAACCTGACCGGCACCGCCATCGGCCGCATCCTGACGGCGGCCGCGATGGACGCGCACAACAGCTTCGAAAACCCGAACGCGATTGCGCCTGCCGCTTATTCGGGCACGGTCATCGACGGCAAGCTCGGCTTCGACTTGCCGGCCAAGGCGATCGCGATGGTGCAGATCGCCGAATGA
- the era gene encoding GTPase Era: MTTPIPHCGLVAVVGAPNAGKSTLVNALVGQKIAIVSPKAQTTRTRLMGLAIEGETQLLLVDTPGIFDPKRRLDRAMVSAAWEGAEGADAIAFVVDAKGGLPEKVTAIAERLAHRKEPKLLILNKVDIADKPRLLSHAQRLNDLLAFDEIFFVSATTGDGIAELKAALANRMPEGPWHFPADQVSDATDRMLAAEVTREQLYLQLHAELPYASAVETEKYDERDDGSLEIHQQVLVERDTQRAIVLGKGGQRIKEIGARARAELARITGVPVHLYLHVKVRPNWEDDRDIYREIGLDWVE, from the coding sequence ATGACCACCCCAATCCCCCATTGCGGCCTCGTCGCCGTCGTCGGCGCGCCCAATGCGGGCAAATCCACCCTCGTCAACGCGCTGGTCGGGCAGAAGATCGCGATCGTCAGTCCCAAGGCACAGACCACGCGTACTCGGCTGATGGGTCTCGCGATCGAGGGCGAGACGCAGCTGCTGCTGGTCGATACGCCCGGCATCTTCGATCCCAAGCGTCGCCTCGACCGCGCGATGGTGTCTGCGGCGTGGGAAGGTGCGGAAGGCGCCGATGCGATCGCGTTCGTGGTCGATGCCAAGGGCGGCCTGCCCGAAAAGGTCACCGCGATCGCCGAGCGGCTGGCGCACCGCAAGGAACCCAAGCTGCTGATCCTCAACAAGGTCGACATCGCCGACAAGCCGCGGCTGCTGAGCCATGCGCAGCGGCTGAACGATCTGTTGGCGTTCGACGAGATCTTCTTCGTGTCGGCCACCACCGGTGACGGCATCGCCGAGCTCAAGGCTGCGCTGGCCAACCGCATGCCCGAAGGACCGTGGCATTTCCCCGCCGACCAGGTGTCCGACGCGACCGACCGCATGCTCGCCGCCGAAGTCACGCGCGAACAGCTCTACCTCCAGCTCCACGCCGAACTGCCTTACGCCAGCGCAGTCGAGACCGAGAAATATGACGAGCGCGACGATGGCTCGCTCGAAATCCACCAGCAGGTGCTGGTCGAGCGCGATACCCAGCGCGCGATCGTGCTGGGCAAGGGCGGGCAGCGCATCAAGGAGATCGGCGCGCGCGCGCGCGCCGAGCTGGCGCGCATAACCGGGGTGCCGGTGCATCTGTACCTGCACGTCAAGGTCCGCCCGAACTGGGAAGACGACCGCGACATCTATCGCGAGATCGGGCTCGACTGGGTCGAGTGA
- the rnc gene encoding ribonuclease III, producing MGAHRGRFLTDADAVAWIATALGHDPGDPLPYLRALTHGSRDSANYERLEFLGDRVLGLSIAEWLYERFPNEPEGALSRRLNALVTGAVCADVARTIGVVPHLKLGKQARDDGAADSDNVLGDVLEALIGALYLDAGQDAARGFIRAAWADRIETQTRAPRHPKSALQEWAAAHQRRPPEYLVVERSGPQHAPRFTVRVSIGKLADATATGASKQEAETAAAEALLTQLETRS from the coding sequence ATGGGAGCGCATCGGGGACGGTTTTTGACCGACGCCGACGCCGTCGCCTGGATCGCCACTGCGCTGGGGCATGATCCAGGGGATCCGCTGCCCTATCTGCGCGCGCTGACGCATGGCAGCCGCGATTCGGCCAATTACGAACGGCTCGAATTTCTGGGCGACCGCGTGCTGGGGCTCAGCATTGCCGAATGGCTGTACGAGCGCTTTCCCAACGAACCCGAAGGCGCCTTGTCGCGGCGGCTCAATGCGCTGGTGACCGGCGCGGTCTGCGCCGATGTGGCGCGCACGATCGGCGTCGTCCCGCATCTCAAACTCGGCAAGCAGGCGCGCGACGATGGCGCCGCCGACAGCGACAATGTGCTGGGCGACGTGCTCGAGGCGCTGATCGGCGCGCTCTATCTCGACGCCGGGCAGGACGCCGCGCGCGGTTTCATCCGCGCTGCATGGGCCGACCGCATCGAAACCCAGACCCGCGCACCGCGCCATCCCAAATCCGCGCTTCAGGAATGGGCCGCGGCGCACCAGCGTCGCCCGCCCGAATATCTGGTCGTCGAACGCTCCGGCCCACAGCACGCCCCGCGCTTCACGGTGCGGGTGAGCATCGGCAAGCTGGCGGATGCGACCGCGACGGGCGCATCGAAGCAGGAAGCCGAAACCGCCGCGGCGGAGGCGCTGCTCACCCAATTGGAAACCCGCTCATGA
- the lepB gene encoding signal peptidase I has product MATKSTPKPAQSEWRETLSFLLKLAIVVFVVRSFLFSPFVIPSGSMLPRLLVGDYIFITKWDYGYSRHSLPFSLPLIPGRILADTPERGDVVVFKAPPTAREDWIKRVIGLPGDTIQMRGGTLVLNGKPIPKNRIADFVEPVTPNAQCAPYFQDALNDGTPICRFPQFEETLPNGKTYRVLDQGMTIADDTEVFTVPAGHVFLMGDNRDDSKDSRFFDSISYVPLENLEGRAVVNFWSTDGTASWLLPWTWFSAARWERIGDGF; this is encoded by the coding sequence ATGGCCACCAAGTCGACGCCCAAGCCCGCCCAGTCCGAATGGCGCGAGACGCTGAGCTTCCTGCTCAAGCTCGCGATCGTCGTGTTCGTGGTGCGCAGCTTCCTGTTCTCGCCCTTCGTCATCCCGTCGGGATCGATGCTGCCGCGGCTGCTGGTCGGCGATTATATCTTCATCACCAAATGGGATTATGGCTATTCGCGGCACTCGCTGCCGTTCAGCCTGCCGCTGATCCCCGGCCGCATCCTTGCCGACACCCCCGAACGCGGCGACGTGGTGGTGTTCAAGGCGCCGCCGACCGCGCGCGAGGACTGGATCAAGCGCGTCATCGGCCTGCCCGGCGACACCATCCAGATGCGCGGCGGTACGCTCGTCCTGAATGGAAAACCGATCCCGAAGAACCGCATCGCCGATTTCGTCGAGCCGGTGACCCCGAACGCGCAATGTGCGCCGTACTTTCAGGACGCGCTGAACGACGGGACGCCGATCTGCCGCTTTCCGCAGTTCGAGGAAACGCTGCCCAACGGCAAGACCTATCGCGTGCTCGACCAGGGCATGACGATCGCCGACGATACCGAGGTGTTCACCGTGCCGGCGGGCCACGTCTTCCTGATGGGCGACAATCGCGACGATTCGAAGGACAGTCGCTTCTTCGATTCGATCAGTTATGTCCCGCTCGAAAATCTCGAAGGGCGGGCAGTCGTCAACTTCTGGTCGACCGACGGCACCGCGTCGTGGCTGCTGCCGTGGACATGGTTCTCGGCGGCGCGATGGGAGCGCATCGGGGACGGTTTTTGA
- the pgi gene encoding glucose-6-phosphate isomerase, translating into MATNPWEAIEALEPARLEALFTADADRLALLTADVAGIHFDWSKTHLTQAAIDAFAALAEAQGLAAKRDALFGGQAINVTEGRAVEHGAERGEGSPESVARARGFQHRMRALIDAIEADALGPVRHILHLGIGGSALGPDLIVDALGRDGTRYDVAIVSNVDGVALEEALARFDPAATLIAVASKTFTTTETLLNAESALGWMAEHGVEDPYGRVIALTANPDAATAWGVDETRVLPFSESVGGRYSLWSSIGFPAAVALGWDAYAELLEGAAEMDRHFRLTEPARNAPMLAAFADLYYTQVRGCETRAVFAYDERLRLLPSYLQQLEMESNGKSVTADGQPVGRATAPITWGGVGTDAQHAVFQLLHQGTHLVPVEFIGAIEGGDTLAEAHHRQLLLNMFAQGAALMQGKANEDAARAYPGDRPSSTLLLDEVSPRILGALIAFYEHRTFVNAVLLGINAFDQFGVELGKEMAKAADAGDLDFDASTNDLIRRALGPA; encoded by the coding sequence ATGGCGACGAACCCCTGGGAAGCGATCGAAGCCCTCGAACCGGCCCGGCTCGAAGCACTGTTCACGGCTGACGCGGACCGGCTCGCGCTGCTGACCGCCGATGTCGCAGGCATCCATTTCGACTGGTCGAAGACGCATCTCACGCAAGCGGCGATCGATGCGTTCGCCGCGCTTGCCGAGGCGCAGGGGCTGGCAGCCAAGCGCGACGCGCTGTTCGGTGGCCAAGCGATCAACGTCACCGAGGGTCGCGCGGTCGAGCATGGTGCCGAGCGCGGTGAGGGCTCGCCCGAAAGCGTCGCGCGGGCGCGGGGTTTCCAGCACCGCATGCGCGCGCTGATCGACGCGATCGAAGCCGATGCACTGGGGCCAGTGCGCCACATCCTGCACCTCGGCATCGGTGGATCGGCGCTCGGCCCCGACCTGATCGTCGACGCACTGGGGCGGGATGGCACCCGCTACGACGTGGCGATCGTCTCGAACGTCGACGGCGTCGCGCTCGAAGAGGCGTTGGCGCGGTTCGATCCCGCCGCCACGCTGATCGCCGTGGCATCGAAGACCTTCACCACCACCGAGACCTTGCTCAACGCCGAAAGCGCGCTGGGCTGGATGGCCGAGCACGGCGTCGAGGATCCCTATGGCCGGGTGATCGCGCTGACCGCCAATCCCGATGCCGCCACCGCATGGGGTGTCGACGAGACGCGGGTGCTGCCTTTTTCCGAAAGCGTCGGCGGGCGTTATTCGCTGTGGTCGTCGATCGGCTTTCCCGCGGCGGTCGCGCTCGGCTGGGACGCCTATGCCGAACTGCTCGAAGGCGCAGCCGAGATGGACCGACATTTCCGCCTGACCGAGCCTGCCCGAAACGCGCCGATGCTCGCCGCGTTCGCCGATCTCTATTACACGCAGGTCCGCGGCTGCGAGACGCGTGCGGTGTTCGCCTATGACGAGCGGCTGCGCCTGCTGCCGAGCTATCTTCAGCAGCTCGAGATGGAATCGAACGGCAAGTCGGTGACTGCCGACGGCCAGCCGGTCGGGCGCGCGACCGCGCCGATCACCTGGGGCGGGGTCGGCACCGACGCGCAGCATGCGGTGTTCCAGCTGCTCCACCAGGGCACGCACCTCGTGCCCGTCGAATTCATCGGCGCGATCGAGGGCGGCGACACGCTGGCGGAGGCGCATCACCGCCAGCTGCTGCTCAACATGTTCGCGCAAGGCGCCGCGCTGATGCAGGGCAAGGCGAACGAAGATGCCGCCCGCGCCTATCCCGGCGACCGTCCTTCGTCGACGCTGCTGCTGGACGAGGTCAGCCCGCGCATCCTGGGCGCGCTGATCGCGTTCTACGAACATCGTACCTTCGTGAATGCGGTGCTGCTCGGCATCAATGCCTTCGACCAGTTCGGGGTCGAGCTGGGCAAGGAGATGGCCAAGGCGGCAGATGCGGGCGATTTGGATTTCGATGCTTCGACCAACGACCTGATCCGGCGCGCGCTCGGCCCGGCCTGA